One Leopardus geoffroyi isolate Oge1 chromosome E1, O.geoffroyi_Oge1_pat1.0, whole genome shotgun sequence genomic window, GCGTCCTCCCTCTGGCTCTCCTCAGGGAGTGCCATCACTGCCTGGCAGGGTTGTAGGGAGCATGAGCAGTCATTCTGCCCGGGACACCAAGGGTCCCCGCGTCCCCTAGCGATGGGCCTCGTGCAGTGAGGACAGAGAGCCGTACGGGGGTGCGGCCATGGAGGGTGGACCTCCCCCAGAGATATGTACCCGTGACCCCCTTCTCCAACGTGTGCCTGGGTCGGAGAGGGCACCCCTCCTATCCCGTGGTGGCCTAGGCGCCCGAGACAAAAAGAGATGACCCAAGAGATTGCTTTCTCCGGGCCTTCACGAGAGTTTGTTTCTTCGCCCAAGGGGGCAAAGGGGACAACTGGGGCCCTCCCTCGGTGCGCTGGCACCTCCACCAGGGCCGCCCTCCTACCAACCCCTCAGGGTCAGGGGAGCACCTTTCCGAAATCCTCCAAACAGAGGTTCCACTCAGGTGGGGGAAGGCCATCCAGCTCCCAGGGGCTCTTGGTGCTCCCCAGGTCTGGGCTCTCCTCCACCAGGATCTCCTCCATAATGCTCTTCCGCTGAGAACTCTGAGCCCCCGCTCCAGGCTTCTGGGACCCTGAAGCGTCTCGGGAGTCCCTGAAGGCCTCACTCTCCTGCCGGGGCACTTGGGATTCCGAGACCGGGCTCTTAGAATGTGCCGAGGGCTCCACGTTCACGGAGGCCTTCTCCAAGTAGGCAGCCCGGGCCCTGGGGCTGTGGCGCTCCTCCTCACTGGGCCTGGCCTCCTCGGCCTTGGGGGGCAGGGTGAGGTACTGGCGCCACAGCCTGTGCAGGTTTTGCACCACTTGGTGCTGGTAATGCAGCTGCAGCAAAGGCAAGGAAAGACACGCGTTGGGGAGGCTAGGCCGTGGGGCACGCGGAGTCCCAGCCGGCCCGTTCCCTCGAGGGCACTGgtggggggctgcagggaggaagcCAGCAGCGGCCGCGGTGGCCAGAGTGGCCCCTCGCAGCCCCTTCAAGCTGTTCTCGCATTCGCGATCCCAAGTTAAGATCGCGTTTGAATGAAGGAGTTCGCGAAGCTCTGTTCCCGACCCAGCATCCACTTACTTGCTAAGTTATCTTGGGCAAATTACGTAACccgccctgggcctcagtttcctcaccggAAAGCGAGGATGTAACTAGTACCCCCGTCACAGGCCTGCACCTGAGGATTTCGGTGGCGGAACAAGTCCTCCTCAGTGAGATAGGCGTCCACGGGGGACGGCGCACGCTCTGGGGTCAGGATCCCACTCAGCAGCTCCTGCAGCACGCTGTCCACAATGGTGACCGCTTCGTGGGCAGCCAGCTTGtcctggggaagggaaggtggcACACGACGGCGGCTCAGCCTTTCAAAACCTCCGCTGCATCCTTGAGGGGAGCCGGAGCCCTCAGGACTTTGTGCCTTCCCAGGGGCTGAGCTCTTTCTACCGTCCGTCTCTCTCACACGTCCATACACTCCCGTTTCCAGACTCAAAACCCCCTCGGTATCTCCAAACATCCATGTTCCCTACAACAGGCTGAAAGCCTGTAGGAGGGGAGCCAGTCCAAGAGAAGTTGCTCTCTCATGGGGTCAGAAGGTCACACAGTCAGCATTTCTCCCAGATTAGGAAGGAGGGCAAGGGGCGGGGGCCACGTGGTTCGGGTGCACCGCGGGCAGAGCCTCAGCTAAAGTAGTTGGCTTATGTTTGGGGGCCacagtaggagaaaaaaaaaaaaaaaaaaagcccagctTTCTATAGAATGCCCGAAGGCACAGCACCAGGGGCCAGCTCTGGAACTGACTGGGGGCCGGGGCCGGCGGACTCCCAGCGCCCACCTCTCCCAACAAACACTCCCCAGGTCTTTGTTGGCAAAAACAGCGGCCTGTGGGTGAGAAATTCACCTCTTGGGCTGGAGGAAATAAGATCCCCGCAGGCAGTGccaggaagaaaagcagaggaaCCTATCTGGTGtccggggggaggtgggggggggtgggggcaagatCCTGGGTTACCTTCAGTAACTTCCTCTCTTCCCTGAAAACATCCTGGGTCAGGGAGACTGCGTGGAGGTTGACCTGCAGGAGAGCACCTCCTAATAAGGCGGGGTGGGTTCCAAACTCCCAACATTCCCTGAAGATGCCAGCATTCAGAGACTTGAAGAAGAAGGTAAAGGTTTTCGTTTCTCCAGGCAGAATCACAcctgagagggacagagacggaGGTTTTCACCACATGGGAGCTAGCTGAGCCCCAAGCCTGCACAATATTCACTGAACCCTAAGCCCATGCATACAGTTAACTAGGCCCCTGGCCAGGGTGGTGACCAGAACCGAGGGGTTTCCTGGGAAGTGGGACTTTTGACTTCCTGCGCAAAAACTGGCAAAGTCCCAGGCAAACGGGGATgaggcgtggggggtgggggttcatCCTAGCCTCAGGCCTGAGCATATGGGTAACTGAACCCCTAGAAAGTTTCTGCTCCCTGGTGAGCCAAACTCTCTGTGTTCTCGAGTTCGGCTGTTCCCCCAACAGACGTGCACAGTTAGGAGAGGACacaattcacagaagaaatggacgagaggaggcagaggagaggggttcAAAACTTGCAGGCACTTCAGCTAAACTTTGGCTCCTCGCAGACCACAGACAGGAGCCCGGGAGTAGGGCAGCTGGGTACCTTCTCGATTGTTAAAGTAAAACCGTTGCATCCTGTTTCTCTTCAGGTCTTGGAAAGAGTCCAGCTGAGACCGCCTCCGCCAGTTGTACCAAATGGCCACGGTGCCATTATTGACCACGGTCAGTTCCGAAGAGGTCTTCTCCCTTTCTAGAGTTTCGAAGGTCAAGCGAACAGCGATGCCAACACGCTTCTGGGGAAGGAGAGGTACGAGAAAGGTCTTTGAGGGAGGTTCTGGGCCAGGGTGACCGATTCATCCTTGATTGCCAGGGGCGTTTTTGGGTTTGGCCCTCCGGGGCCTGGCTGCTCTCAGGGTGCTATCACTGTACCCCGACAACGGCTGTCTCTGAGGCTGCCGTCCACGGCAAGAAGGGAAGATAAAACAGATTTTGTATCTGATGGACAATTCTGCTCCTTTAGAACCTTCTGGAAGCCATACCTGTTCGAGAAGTTTCACTTATTTACATGCTTAGGGGGCTAGGTACGAGCTGGGTGGCTTGTGACAGTCTCTTTTCAGTCTTGTGATTTCCTTCTAGCTTAAGTTAGCCTTGCTGTTACCATTTTCAGACCTGCTGAATGCCTGACtagataaaaatgcaaataggTGACTATCCAGGCTCCATGTGACTGCGCCTGAGGGAGGCCCTTCCCGCAGGTAGGTGTGAGGGTGAAGGCAGTTTTACCTTGTCTTCTGGGTTACGGCCTCTGATCCAGCAGGCTGGCTTCCCACAGAACAGCAGAGAAGGGCCAAGAACAGGCATGGGGACATCGTCAGGGTAACTGGCCAATGAGTCTCTGGAAGAAAACCCGAGGACTTCCTTTCCCTGAGGCTACCACGGTCTGGTCATGTGCAGCCCACGGAAATGGCTGCCAGGCCTAAAGAGGGGCCCGGCTCTACCCTCTGATGGAGGGCTCCGCTCGGGCTCGGCTCTGTCCTGCTCTGTTCCTGCAGGTGGGCGCTTCTTGGACACAGAGACTCTTCACGCACAGCCATTTGGCGTGCACGGCATTTCGCAGCATTTCCATGGCTGGAAAATCCCCATTAGGGGCTGGTTGCTGGAAGGGGGCAGACGGTCACAGAAAAGCTGGTGCAGGTGTTGGAAGGGGCCCATTGAGAGGCCGGGACGGAGGCCGCCAGATTTCAGAGCGGGGAGTCCTCCCTTTATACTgtgggtgcggggtgggggtgggggagggaggccgcTCTTTCCAACCTCTCTGCCTAGGGCCCAGCCCGACTCACGAGGGCCCTGTGTCTTCAGAGGAACTTTCCTGGCTCCTATCGAATACTGGATAGTCTTCCACGGTAACGGTCGAGAAAGGCTGCCCTCTGCCCACCACCTCCAGGCCATCGATATCCTCAGGGAGACCAAGAAAGGGAAGATGAGCTGACTGAAGACAGGCCCAATGTTAAGGGGTTTCCCGGCACCGAGGGGCACTGACCTGCTGGCTGAAGTCCAGCTCTGCCATGACGCTCTGCAGCTCCTTGCGTCGGTAGATCAGGAACAGACTCCGATCCCAGGTGTAGCGGTACCAAGCATCCTTCTGGGCCGGCAGTCCTAGAGCAGCAGCACCCAGGGACCCTCAGCACGGTCTGCTGTGGGGAACTCTTCTCCACCCGCCGTCAGGGCTCTGAGAGCACCGAGCCCGGCACCACTTCCgggaaaggggaaaatacacCTTCCCTGTGCAGCTGGACTCTGGTCCGCCTGCCTGCCCCATACCTACCGCCTCTGCAACGCTGCTCAGGGCTCCCACAAAATCAGCTTGCGAAGCTGCAAACCTTTGGGTTATAACAGCAACAGCGGCTCCATTTGACCGTGTTAACAACCCGCCAAAGCCTCTCACATACGCGCCCTGTCTCATTTAACACTCTCTTGTCCCACGgtactttacagatggggaaacggaggaccagggaggttaagtaactcactGGAGCTCACAAACCCAACACAGCTGGGGTctgaacccaggcagcccagcAGCCTCTAAAGCAGTGCAGCCGCACAGAAATAGCACGCAAACCACACATGCAAGCCGCCAATGTAATTTCAAAGTTCCTAGATGCCACgctgaaaaaggcaaaaacaggtgaaattagCCTTAGTAACCTAGTTTAACCCAGCAGATCAAAGATAGTATCAGTTCAGTAAGTAATCAATATAGACATGATtcgtaaaaatatatttaatggctTGTATTTTATGCGAGTAGGAATCTTCGAAACCCAGCGTGTCGTTGAGACTTACAGCACTTGAGTTCACACTAGCCACGTCCCAGGTGCTCGATGACCCCAGTGGCCACGGTGGCCGCGTAGACAGAGCAGCCCCACAGCTCACGCTCCAGCTTGCCTCCCCATCGCTGTCTTACTGCCAGGGGGACTGGACCTCCAAGGGTTACGGGCCCCCATCCCAGGCCGTTCTCACTCCACAGCCATGCTGTCCCCCGTCCCAGGCCCGTCCCAAGCTGCTGGTTTCCCGCCCACCCCTCACCTGTCTCCGCCTGGATGCAGTGGGGCTTCCTGACGTGAGTGATCGGTTCCAGGAGGCCACGCTGAGCTTTGGTCTTTGTCATTACCAGACCCGTCATTTCATCTCCCAAGTATTCCAGTCGACTCCAGAACCCACTGGTCTCCTCACAGCTCTGGCAAGGAAGGACACATGGGTCAGATCACCTGGACACTTTGGAGAGAGGCTGGCGGAGGTGGGGGGTCCGGGCGGACAAGACTGCCCCACAGACTTCAGATGCTCCCTCTGGGGGATTCGCTGCTGCCCTGGGAGCAGGAAAGAAGCACccgttttgaggggcgcctgggtggctcagtcggttaagcggccgacttcggctcaggtcatgatctcgcagtccgggagttcgagccccgtgtcaggctctgtgctgacagctcagagcctgaagcctgtttcagattctgtgtctccctctctctctgcccctcccctgttcatgctctgtctctctctgtctcaaaaataaataaacgttaaaaaaaaaaaaaagcacccattTTGTTCTTAGGATGCCCTGCTTCAGCCCCACACGGATAGTGTGGGCCAAGACCGGCCACCACACTGACAAACCAGAACATAGTGTGGTGCCCTGGGTCATCTGAAAGCCGGAGCCTCAGCTTTTAGGAGACAACACAGAGACTGTTCTAGTAACTCAGTACCCGTGATATCTTTCTCCTCAGGCTGACTACTGCTGAGCACCACAGGCTGAGTAACTTAGCTCGCCAGGCCCCCAGTGCCCAATAACAGGACCCATAATAGGATTTAGCAAAGGCCTGGAAGGCTTAACAATGCCTTTCGAaggagcagattttttttttttttttttcccccaactgtGCAACCTGAGGCAGCCATCCCCGGGTCCGGGCCCCCTCCTCCCAGAGCACTTGGCGACTCACCTTCCCATCATGCTGTGTCGGAAGCATTCGGTCAATGAGCTCCCGCTCCTCCTGGATCTGCCTGTAGGTCTCCCCGGTGTGCATAAGCAGCTCGCCCACCGGCTTCTTGAGGCGTTCTAGAGGGAGCGAGCCAAGAATGCAGCCCGCCGTCGAGTCAGGACGAACAGGGGCTCTAGCACTGCTCACGGGTCAGCCCCACCGCCGGGCTGATCTCAGGACCCGCTAACAGCAATAAACACTAGGGACTTGATGGCACAAATGCGACCAGCCTGAACCCAGGCTCCGGCAGGTGGAGCGACAGAAAAACCCAGCACTGGAACCTCGGTGGTTGATGAGGCCCGGCGGGAGCCCTGTCCACTTTGCTCACCACTCAGGgcttcctgctgctgcttccGCAAGGCTAGGTTGCGCCGCCAGTTTCTGAGAAAGTTGTGCTGAGGAGGCGGGGCCCAGGGATGcgccttctccttctcttcttttgggGCTTTCTGCTTTGGCTCCTCTTTAGCTGAGACGAGGGTCACCAGACAGGGCGGGGTGTGTATGAGCTCAGCCAGCTAAAAAGTACACcgagaggggcacttgggtggctcggtcggtcaagcgtccaactctttgatttcagctcaggacggaatctcacggttgtgagatcgagccccgagtcgggctcgcgctgggtgtggagcctgcttaagactctctctctctctctctctctctctctctctctctctctcttgccatttgcagcgacgtggatggagctagagtgtgttatgctggGAGAAATgggtcagtcggagaaagacaaataccatgggATTTCACTGCTATGTGCAGCTTGGGAagcagaacagatgaacatataggaagggggagaaaaaaaaaaaagagagagggaaacaaaccatgagagactcttccagagagagaacaaactgagggtcgatggagggaggtgggtgggggatgggctggatgggggatgggtacgAAGGAGGGCCCCtgttgtgatgagaactgggtgttgcgtgtaagtgatgaaccactgaattctactcctgaagccagtattgtactgtatgttaactaactagaatttaaataaaattctggagaaaaaaaaaaaaaaagattctccctctccctctgccctttcgcCCTCCTCCTCTAAACAAACCCAcgaacaaacaagtaaataaaaagtacacGGCGAGCATGTGGGTCCTGGCGAGGAGGAGCTGAGACGGGGCTGGGCAGAGACTTCTTTAGGCCTAACCCCCTGCAGTCCCCCCACGCTGCTCAGAGTCCCTCCTCTCCCGGACCCCCAGGTAGTGAGTGACAGAACCAGGGGGCCTTGGAAGCCCCTGTCagttccctctcttcctttgctctgttccctctcttcctttgctcTAAGCCTGTGGCCGACAACTCTCAGTGTATCTGTCCTCACAACTGGTGCTGATTTTCCTCCACCCTGTGAACCAGAGAGGAGAGCAGGCCAGACCTTGGAGAAGGGAAAGCGAAGCCGGCGCACAGACGAATGGAGGGCAGCGAAGGAGTGGGAGCCCTGAGCCCGGATGCCTCTCGGGGTTCAGGCTGACTGGGGCTGGACACACCGGCTTTGGGGTTCCTGGAGGCACCTCTGTATCCTTAGAGTGAATTCCTGACTTCAGCGGAACTAGCTTAAGGTGGCTTCACGGTTTCCAGGGGGAGGGTCACTATCACTTCAGATTCCCCGGGGCCCCGAGACTGAACTGCCTCTCTGGGACCCCAGTCCTGCTGGACTGTGCCAGGTGGTTAAGACCGAGATGACTCCAGCGACTTCTCTCATCCCGGCGGCTCTGTACAAACAAACCTGGATGTTTCCTCGAGCGACTGCAATTCTCTTAAAGTCCTGGAGACTCCCCAAGATGTGGTGAGGCAGAATCTGGTCACAGCCATGGAAGCTG contains:
- the LOC123603460 gene encoding MYCBP-associated protein isoform X2, with the translated sequence MKKVAAKQSPPKLIERKRAKVPEQLTPPVQEEPEPVSSVLQGGDILALAIKKEDLKKQHIPRFIETQDRPVVTQKFIIRKLKPKDHKRKVCHLVAYPATPDAATKPLDYSGPGDSFHGCDQILPHHILGSLQDFKRIAVARGNIQLAELIHTPPCLVTLVSAKEEPKQKAPKEEKEKAHPWAPPPQHNFLRNWRRNLALRKQQQEALSERLKKPVGELLMHTGETYRQIQEERELIDRMLPTQHDGKSCEETSGFWSRLEYLGDEMTGLVMTKTKAQRGLLEPITHVRKPHCIQAETGLPAQKDAWYRYTWDRSLFLIYRRKELQSVMAELDFSQQDIDGLEVVGRGQPFSTVTVEDYPVFDRSQESSSEDTGPSDSLASYPDDVPMPVLGPSLLFCGKPACWIRGRNPEDKKRVGIAVRLTFETLEREKTSSELTVVNNGTVAIWYNWRRRSQLDSFQDLKRNRMQRFYFNNREGVILPGETKTFTFFFKSLNAGIFRECWEFGTHPALLGGALLQVNLHAVSLTQDVFREERKLLKDKLAAHEAVTIVDSVLQELLSGILTPERAPSPVDAYLTEEDLFRHRNPQLHYQHQVVQNLHRLWRQYLTLPPKAEEARPSEEERHSPRARAAYLEKASVNVEPSAHSKSPVSESQVPRQESEAFRDSRDASGSQKPGAGAQSSQRKSIMEEILVEESPDLGSTKSPWELDGLPPPEWNLCLEDFGKAVMALPEESQREDALVGLNKAALELCQEPRPLQSDLLHQMCLQLWRDVIDGLVGHSLWLRALLGLPEKETIYLDLPEEQDRKSPPVTEVKATAGKVGKEDRRGAAQEKKQLGIREKEDRKPAKLPGKEDRLNSKKHKAKDDKKPLKSSSRDRVSLEDAAPDSTMTSQEPIDPLVMKKYTERLHTEVYGLLDTLVTDLMVLADELRPIKNVEETLRLCI
- the LOC123603460 gene encoding MYCBP-associated protein isoform X3 is translated as MEQHIPRFIETQDRPVVTQKFIIRKLKPKDHKRKVCHLVAYPATPDAATKPLDYSGPGDSFHGCDQILPHHILGSLQDFKRIAVARGNIQLAELIHTPPCLVTLVSAKEEPKQKAPKEEKEKAHPWAPPPQHNFLRNWRRNLALRKQQQEALSERLKKPVGELLMHTGETYRQIQEERELIDRMLPTQHDGKSCEETSGFWSRLEYLGDEMTGLVMTKTKAQRGLLEPITHVRKPHCIQAETGLPAQKDAWYRYTWDRSLFLIYRRKELQSVMAELDFSQQDIDGLEVVGRGQPFSTVTVEDYPVFDRSQESSSEDTGPSDSLASYPDDVPMPVLGPSLLFCGKPACWIRGRNPEDKKRVGIAVRLTFETLEREKTSSELTVVNNGTVAIWYNWRRRSQLDSFQDLKRNRMQRFYFNNREGVILPGETKTFTFFFKSLNAGIFRECWEFGTHPALLGGALLQVNLHAVSLTQDVFREERKLLKDKLAAHEAVTIVDSVLQELLSGILTPERAPSPVDAYLTEEDLFRHRNPQLHYQHQVVQNLHRLWRQYLTLPPKAEEARPSEEERHSPRARAAYLEKASVNVEPSAHSKSPVSESQVPRQESEAFRDSRDASGSQKPGAGAQSSQRKSIMEEILVEESPDLGSTKSPWELDGLPPPEWNLCLEDFGKAVMALPEESQREDALVGLNKAALELCQEPRPLQSDLLHQMCLQLWRDVIDGLVGHSLWLRALLGLPEKETIYLDLPEEQDRKSPPVTEVKATAGKVGKEDRRGAAQEKKQLGIREKEDRKPAKLPGKEDRLNSKKHKAKDDKKPLKSSSRDRVSLEDAAPDSTMTSQEPIDPLVMKKYTERLHTEEGSYTPDGQGGTGPPHCSLELPLQPPQALRPPYVQGASAG
- the LOC123603460 gene encoding MYCBP-associated protein isoform X6, translated to MKSIKKESRLRIPASRFLEAAELIKERKRAKVPEQLTPPVQEEPEPVSSVLQGGDILALAIKKEDLKKQHIPRFIETQDRPVVTQKFIIRKLKPKDHKRKVCHLVAYPATPDAATKPLDYSGPGDSFHGCDQILPHHILGSLQDFKRIAVARGNIQLAELIHTPPCLVTLVSAKEEPKQKAPKEEKEKAHPWAPPPQHNFLRNWRRNLALRKQQQEALSERLKKPVGELLMHTGETYRQIQEERELIDRMLPTQHDGKSCEETSGFWSRLEYLGDEMTGLVMTKTKAQRGLLEPITHVRKPHCIQAETGLPAQKDAWYRYTWDRSLFLIYRRKELQSVMAELDFSQQDIDGLEVVGRGQPFSTVTVEDYPVFDRSQESSSEDTGPSDSLASYPDDVPMPVLGPSLLFCGKPACWIRGRNPEDKKRVGIAVRLTFETLEREKTSSELTVVNNGTVAIWYNWRRRSQLDSFQDLKRNRMQRFYFNNREGVILPGETKTFTFFFKSLNAGIFRECWEFGTHPALLGGALLQVNLHAVSLTQDVFREERKLLKDKLAAHEAVTIVDSVLQELLSGILTPERAPSPVDAYLTEEDLFRHRNPQLHYQHQVVQNLHRLWRQYLTLPPKAEEARPSEEERHSPRARAAYLEKASVNVEPSAHSKSPVSESQVPRQESEAFRDSRDASGSQKPGAGAQSSQRKSIMEEILVEESPDLGSTKSPWELDGLPPPEWNLCLEDFGKAVMALPEESQREDALVGLNKAALELCQEPRPLQSDLLHQMCRGMGRGETGGQREEQNP
- the LOC123603460 gene encoding MYCBP-associated protein isoform X7 — encoded protein: MKSIKKESRLRIPASRFLEAAELIKERKRAKVPEQLTPPVQEEPEPVSSVLQGGDILALAIKKEDLKKQHIPRFIETQDRPVVTQKFIIRKLKPKDHKRKVCHLVAYPATPDAATKPLDYSGPGDSFHGCDQILPHHILGSLQDFKRIAVARGNIQLAELIHTPPCLVTLVSAKEEPKQKAPKEEKEKAHPWAPPPQHNFLRNWRRNLALRKQQQEALSERLKKPVGELLMHTGETYRQIQEERELIDRMLPTQHDGKSCEETSGFWSRLEYLGDEMTGLVMTKTKAQRGLLEPITHVRKPHCIQAETGLPAQKDAWYRYTWDRSLFLIYRRKELQSVMAELDFSQQDIDGLEVVGRGQPFSTVTVEDYPVFDRSQESSSEDTGPSDSLASYPDDVPMPVLGPSLLFCGKPACWIRGRNPEDKKRVGIAVRLTFETLEREKTSSELTVVNNGTVAIWYNWRRRSQLDSFQDLKRNRMQRFYFNNREGVILPGETKTFTFFFKSLNAGIFRECWEFGTHPALLGGALLQVNLHAVSLTQDVFREERKLLKDKLAAHEAVTIVDSVLQELLSGILTPERAPSPVDAYLTEEDLFRHRNPQLHYQHQVVQNLHRLWRQYLTLPPKAEEARPSEEERHSPRARAAYLEKASVNVEPSAHSKSPVSESQVPRQESEAFRDSRDASGSQKPGAGAQSSQRKSIMEEILVEESPDLGSTKSPWELDGLPPPEWNLCLEDFGKAVMALPEESQREDALVGLNKAALELCQEPRPLQSDLLHQM
- the LOC123603460 gene encoding MYCBP-associated protein isoform X5; this encodes MKSIKKESRLRIPASRFLEAAELIKERKRAKVPEQLTPPVQEEPEPVSSVLQGGDILALAIKKEDLKKQHIPRFIETQDRPVVTQKFIIRKLKPKDHKRKVCHLVAYPATPDAATKPLDYSGPGDSFHGCDQILPHHILGSLQDFKRIAVARGNIQLAELIHTPPCLVTLVSAKEEPKQKAPKEEKEKAHPWAPPPQHNFLRNWRRNLALRKQQQEALSERLKKPVGELLMHTGETYRQIQEERELIDRMLPTQHDGKSCEETSGFWSRLEYLGDEMTGLVMTKTKAQRGLLEPITHVRKPHCIQAETGLPAQKDAWYRYTWDRSLFLIYRRKELQSVMAELDFSQQDIDGLEVVGRGQPFSTVTVEDYPVFDRSQESSSEDTGPSDSLASYPDDVPMPVLGPSLLFCGKPACWIRGRNPEDKKRVGIAVRLTFETLEREKTSSELTVVNNGTVAIWYNWRRRSQLDSFQDLKRNRMQRFYFNNREGVILPGETKTFTFFFKSLNAGIFRECWEFGTHPALLGGALLQVNLHAVSLTQDVFREERKLLKDKLAAHEAVTIVDSVLQELLSGILTPERAPSPVDAYLTEEDLFRHRNPQLHYQHQVVQNLHRLWRQYLTLPPKAEEARPSEEERHSPRARAAYLEKASVNVEPSAHSKSPVSESQVPRQESEAFRDSRDASGSQKPGAGAQSSQRKSIMEEILVEESPDLGSTKSPWELDGLPPPEWNLCLEDFGKAVMALPEESQREDALVGLNKAALELCQEPRPLQSDLLHQMCLQLWRDVIDGLVGHSLWLRALLGLPEKETIYLDLPEEQDRKSPPVTEVKATAGKVGKEDRRGAAQEKKQLGIREKEDRKPAKLPGKEDRLNSKKHKAKDDKKPLKSSSRDRVSLEDAAPDSTMTSQEPIDPLVMKKYTERLHTEVYGLLDTLVTDLMVLADELRPIKNVEETLRLCI
- the LOC123603460 gene encoding MYCBP-associated protein isoform X1 encodes the protein MKKVAAKQSPPKLIERKRAKVPEQLTPPVQEEPEPVSSVLQGGDILALAIKKEDLKKQHIPRFIETQDRPVVTQKFIIRKLKPKDHKRKVCHLVAYPATPDAATKPLDYSGPGDSFHGCDQILPHHILGSLQDFKRIAVARGNIQLAELIHTPPCLVTLVSAKEEPKQKAPKEEKEKAHPWAPPPQHNFLRNWRRNLALRKQQQEALSERLKKPVGELLMHTGETYRQIQEERELIDRMLPTQHDGKSCEETSGFWSRLEYLGDEMTGLVMTKTKAQRGLLEPITHVRKPHCIQAETGLPAQKDAWYRYTWDRSLFLIYRRKELQSVMAELDFSQQDIDGLEVVGRGQPFSTVTVEDYPVFDRSQESSSEDTGPSDSLASYPDDVPMPVLGPSLLFCGKPACWIRGRNPEDKKRVGIAVRLTFETLEREKTSSELTVVNNGTVAIWYNWRRRSQLDSFQDLKRNRMQRFYFNNREGVILPGETKTFTFFFKSLNAGIFRECWEFGTHPALLGGALLQVNLHAVSLTQDVFREERKLLKDKLAAHEAVTIVDSVLQELLSGILTPERAPSPVDAYLTEEDLFRHRNPQLHYQHQVVQNLHRLWRQYLTLPPKAEEARPSEEERHSPRARAAYLEKASVNVEPSAHSKSPVSESQVPRQESEAFRDSRDASGSQKPGAGAQSSQRKSIMEEILVEESPDLGSTKSPWELDGLPPPEWNLCLEDFGKAVMALPEESQREDALVGLNKAALELCQEPRPLQSDLLHQMCLQLWRDVIDGLVGHSLWLRALLGLPEKETIYLDLPEEQDRKSPPVTEVKATAGKVGKEDRRGAAQEKKQLGIREKEDRKPAKLPGKEDRLNSKKHKAKDDKKPLKSSSRDRVSLEDAAPDSTMTSQEPIDPLVMKKYTERLHTEEGSYTPDGQGGTGPPHCSLELPLQPPQALRPPYVQGASAG
- the LOC123603460 gene encoding MYCBP-associated protein isoform X4 gives rise to the protein MKSIKKESRLRIPASRFLEAAELIKERKRAKVPEQLTPPVQEEPEPVSSVLQGGDILALAIKKEDLKKQHIPRFIETQDRPVVTQKFIIRKLKPKDHKRKVCHLVAYPATPDAATKPLDYSGPGDSFHGCDQILPHHILGSLQDFKRIAVARGNIQLAELIHTPPCLVTLVSAKEEPKQKAPKEEKEKAHPWAPPPQHNFLRNWRRNLALRKQQQEALSERLKKPVGELLMHTGETYRQIQEERELIDRMLPTQHDGKSCEETSGFWSRLEYLGDEMTGLVMTKTKAQRGLLEPITHVRKPHCIQAETGLPAQKDAWYRYTWDRSLFLIYRRKELQSVMAELDFSQQDIDGLEVVGRGQPFSTVTVEDYPVFDRSQESSSEDTGPSDSLASYPDDVPMPVLGPSLLFCGKPACWIRGRNPEDKKRVGIAVRLTFETLEREKTSSELTVVNNGTVAIWYNWRRRSQLDSFQDLKRNRMQRFYFNNREGVILPGETKTFTFFFKSLNAGIFRECWEFGTHPALLGGALLQVNLHAVSLTQDVFREERKLLKDKLAAHEAVTIVDSVLQELLSGILTPERAPSPVDAYLTEEDLFRHRNPQLHYQHQVVQNLHRLWRQYLTLPPKAEEARPSEEERHSPRARAAYLEKASVNVEPSAHSKSPVSESQVPRQESEAFRDSRDASGSQKPGAGAQSSQRKSIMEEILVEESPDLGSTKSPWELDGLPPPEWNLCLEDFGKAVMALPEESQREDALVGLNKAALELCQEPRPLQSDLLHQMCLQLWRDVIDGLVGHSLWLRALLGLPEKETIYLDLPEEQDRKSPPVTEVKATAGKVGKEDRRGAAQEKKQLGIREKEDRKPAKLPGKEDRLNSKKHKAKDDKKPLKSSSRDRVSLEDAAPDSTMTSQEPIDPLVMKKYTERLHTEEGSYTPDGQGGTGPPHCSLELPLQPPQALRPPYVQGASAG